From one Bacteriovorax sp. BAL6_X genomic stretch:
- the mtaB gene encoding tRNA (N(6)-L-threonylcarbamoyladenosine(37)-C(2))-methylthiotransferase MtaB codes for MTTEVNSINNDLENLDGKKVAFHTLGCRLNFSETGTISQGFVERGYKVVEFGEQADVTFINTCTVTDSADSTCRNLIRKAHRSSPDGKIVVAGCYAQMDAPKIAKMTGVDLVLGTSEKYKVFDYLSEDETDTIHIDKSKDFFGAATSKEEGHTRAFLKIQDGCNYVCSFCIIPFARGRSKAVSIAQAIEEAKSVVAQGFKEIVLTGVNIGEYETTSGEKLLDLLQELNALEGLERIRLGSVEPNTITDELLDYMQANPKFLDHFHVPMQSGNDEILTNMKRKYSVEDYKTIINKIITRFPNAGIGADVICGFPGETDEQFQDTFNLLKELPITHFHVFPYSKRKNTVAARMEDHIQHPVKKSRVKTLMMLGDAKLNMFSEDFIGEISQVLFERKDKQGLWEGYTSNFIRVKVAHDGDLKNQIHQVRLIEFKDNKVFAELC; via the coding sequence GTGACAACAGAAGTAAATTCTATAAATAATGATTTAGAAAATTTGGACGGAAAAAAAGTAGCATTTCATACTTTGGGTTGTCGTTTAAATTTTTCTGAGACAGGAACAATTTCTCAAGGCTTTGTTGAGCGTGGGTATAAAGTTGTTGAATTTGGAGAGCAAGCTGATGTTACTTTTATTAACACATGTACTGTAACAGATAGTGCAGATTCGACTTGTCGTAATCTTATTCGTAAAGCGCATCGATCTTCTCCTGATGGAAAGATTGTTGTGGCCGGTTGTTACGCTCAAATGGATGCACCAAAAATTGCAAAGATGACAGGCGTTGATCTTGTTTTAGGAACAAGTGAAAAATATAAAGTCTTTGATTACTTAAGCGAAGACGAAACAGATACAATTCATATTGATAAGTCGAAAGATTTCTTTGGAGCCGCTACTTCTAAAGAAGAAGGGCACACGAGAGCTTTCTTAAAGATTCAAGATGGATGCAATTATGTATGTTCATTCTGTATTATTCCTTTTGCCCGTGGACGCTCTAAAGCAGTTTCAATTGCACAGGCAATAGAAGAAGCAAAATCAGTCGTTGCTCAAGGCTTTAAAGAAATTGTTCTTACTGGTGTAAATATCGGTGAATATGAAACAACTTCCGGTGAAAAACTTTTAGACCTTTTACAAGAGTTAAATGCTCTTGAAGGTTTAGAGAGAATTCGACTGGGGAGTGTTGAGCCAAATACAATTACTGATGAGCTTCTTGATTATATGCAAGCTAATCCTAAGTTTCTTGATCACTTCCATGTACCAATGCAAAGTGGAAATGATGAGATCCTAACAAATATGAAGCGTAAGTATTCTGTTGAAGATTATAAAACAATCATTAATAAGATTATCACGCGTTTTCCAAACGCAGGTATTGGTGCAGATGTTATCTGTGGTTTCCCTGGAGAAACAGACGAACAATTTCAAGATACTTTTAACCTGCTAAAAGAATTACCAATTACTCACTTCCATGTTTTTCCATATTCTAAAAGAAAGAATACTGTTGCTGCACGTATGGAAGATCACATTCAGCACCCAGTTAAAAAGAGTCGAGTGAAGACTCTGATGATGCTTGGAGATGCTAAGCTTAATATGTTTTCAGAAGACTTTATCGGAGAGATATCGCAAGTCCTTTTTGAAAGAAAAGATAAGCAAGGCCTATGGGAAGGTTATACTTCAAATTTTATTCGCGTTAAAGTTGCACATGATGGTGATTTAAAGAATCAAATTCATCAAGTTCGCTTAATTGAATTTAAAGACAATAAAGTTTTTGCTGAATTATGCTAG
- a CDS encoding adenylosuccinate synthase, translated as MKSLAIIGSQWGDEGKGKITDLLGLKCDVVVRYQGGNNAGHTIIVGTKKVVLHLIPSGILHDHCVSVIGHGVVLDPEAFSKELENVKNSGLSVTPEKLRISSNTSVITYYNRLLDGQREAKGPVKIGTTGKGIGPAYEDKISRKGIKVKDLFNKEILTEKLKANLLEKETLFKNLYECEYPSVEEEVERLMTLAKEIEPFVCDTFSFLDEAKRTGKKILFEGAQGVLLDIDFGSYPFVTSSSTAYAGIYSGAGLPGGTVEEVLGITKAYTTRVGEGPFPTELFDQMGEDIQTKGGEFGATTGRKRRCGWLDLPLLKYSVKCSNLTSIALTKLDVLSEMGPLKVCTGYEYEGRTIDCAYPGIDLAKVKPILKEVAGFNDDFKGELSQEVKDYIALIEEAIQIPVGIIAFGPERSEIKFLKEYF; from the coding sequence ATGAAATCACTTGCGATTATTGGCTCTCAATGGGGAGATGAAGGTAAAGGAAAAATCACTGACCTACTTGGTTTAAAATGCGATGTTGTTGTTCGCTACCAAGGAGGAAACAACGCTGGTCACACGATTATCGTTGGAACAAAGAAAGTTGTCCTTCATTTAATTCCTTCAGGTATTTTACATGATCACTGTGTATCGGTTATTGGTCACGGTGTTGTTCTTGATCCAGAAGCATTCTCTAAAGAATTAGAAAATGTAAAAAACTCTGGGTTATCAGTTACTCCTGAAAAGCTAAGAATATCTTCAAACACTTCTGTTATCACTTACTACAACCGTCTACTAGATGGTCAACGTGAAGCGAAGGGACCTGTTAAGATTGGGACAACAGGAAAAGGAATTGGCCCAGCTTATGAAGATAAGATTTCTCGCAAGGGAATTAAAGTAAAGGATCTATTTAACAAGGAGATCCTAACTGAAAAATTAAAAGCAAATCTTTTAGAGAAAGAAACTCTTTTTAAAAATCTCTATGAGTGCGAATATCCAAGTGTTGAAGAAGAGGTTGAAAGACTGATGACACTTGCAAAAGAAATTGAACCATTTGTTTGCGATACATTTAGCTTCCTAGATGAAGCTAAACGAACTGGAAAGAAAATCCTTTTTGAAGGTGCTCAAGGAGTGCTTCTTGATATCGACTTTGGTTCATACCCATTCGTAACATCTTCATCAACAGCATACGCAGGTATCTATTCAGGAGCAGGTCTTCCTGGTGGAACAGTTGAAGAAGTCCTAGGGATTACAAAAGCCTACACGACAAGAGTTGGAGAAGGGCCATTCCCAACTGAACTCTTTGATCAAATGGGTGAAGATATTCAAACTAAGGGTGGCGAGTTCGGTGCAACTACAGGACGCAAGAGAAGATGTGGATGGCTAGACCTTCCTCTTCTAAAATACTCTGTTAAATGCTCAAACCTAACTTCGATCGCTTTAACTAAACTAGATGTGTTATCTGAGATGGGACCTCTTAAAGTTTGTACAGGATATGAGTACGAAGGTCGTACGATCGATTGTGCTTACCCAGGAATTGATCTAGCGAAGGTTAAACCAATTCTAAAAGAAGTAGCAGGCTTTAACGATGACTTTAAAGGTGAGCTTTCACAAGAAGTTAAAGACTATATCGCTCTTATCGAAGAAGCGATCCAAATTCCAGTTGGTATCATCGCCTTCGGACCGGAAAGATCAGAAATCAAATTCCTAAAAGAATATTTTTAA
- a CDS encoding D-isomer specific 2-hydroxyacid dehydrogenase family protein has translation MKPFIVVCDGMDAEVFASLQAINELEVHPKAKLTQDEIKELLPKANALVIRSSTTIGEEYLELAPNLKYVIRAGAGTDNIDKVKCGERGVKVSNTPGANNNSAAEHAIALMMTVLRHTAAADATMKNGGWDKSKYTGNELANKKIGIVGFGQIGKIVAKRLQGFDPQVKFFDPFCESSELDYVSKANTVEEIFETCDIITLHTPLMDATKGMVNKDLFNKMQPHAILVNASRGGIVNEEDLAVALKDKKFKAAGFDVFATEPLEEDSPLRKISNLVLTPHLGASTDEAQLRVGEMAVNQLKEFFLNDNLLHEVKA, from the coding sequence GTGAAACCATTTATCGTCGTTTGTGATGGAATGGATGCAGAAGTTTTTGCATCTCTGCAAGCTATCAACGAATTAGAAGTTCACCCAAAAGCAAAGTTAACTCAAGACGAGATTAAAGAATTACTACCAAAAGCAAATGCTCTTGTTATTAGATCATCAACAACAATTGGAGAAGAATATCTTGAACTTGCTCCAAATCTTAAATATGTAATCCGCGCAGGTGCCGGAACAGATAATATTGATAAAGTTAAATGTGGCGAGCGAGGAGTTAAAGTTTCAAATACTCCAGGTGCCAATAATAACTCTGCAGCAGAACACGCTATCGCACTTATGATGACAGTTCTAAGACATACAGCTGCAGCAGACGCCACAATGAAAAATGGTGGATGGGATAAATCAAAGTACACTGGAAACGAATTAGCTAATAAAAAAATTGGTATCGTCGGCTTTGGACAAATTGGAAAGATCGTTGCTAAACGTCTTCAAGGATTTGATCCACAAGTTAAATTCTTTGATCCATTTTGTGAATCAAGTGAACTTGATTATGTTTCTAAAGCAAATACTGTCGAAGAAATTTTTGAAACTTGTGACATCATTACACTTCACACTCCACTAATGGATGCAACGAAAGGAATGGTGAACAAGGACCTATTTAATAAAATGCAACCTCATGCAATTCTTGTAAACGCTTCTCGCGGTGGAATTGTTAACGAGGAAGATCTAGCTGTTGCTCTAAAGGATAAAAAATTTAAAGCTGCTGGCTTTGATGTTTTCGCAACTGAGCCATTAGAAGAAGACTCTCCTCTTCGCAAGATTTCTAATCTTGTACTAACACCACACCTAGGAGCTTCTACAGATGAAGCTCAATTAAGAGTTGGAGAGATGGCCGTAAATCAACTGAAAGAATTCTTTTTAAACGATAATTTACTACATGAGGTTAAAGCTTAA
- a CDS encoding transglycosylase SLT domain-containing protein — MRILKKLLGILIFTQLFLSASLASYIPEGYFVSHEDMIRNYQITREYSKRDFLSYILEQNPAVTVAEATLITERVIEVAELFEVDAKLFLALIRMESNFIREAVSPTGAVGLTQFTSIGAQEVSDQLGQRGPSYASLHNTLYLNNILLDGMPDWSHLWLRERSWTQQKLLFLDDLDLSLVYGAILLKVYLAKNFQDDLITNYYEALVDYNGEPGERKYWYARTILKFYDEI, encoded by the coding sequence ATGAGAATTTTAAAGAAATTATTAGGTATACTTATATTCACACAACTGTTTTTATCAGCTTCTCTTGCTTCCTATATTCCTGAGGGATACTTTGTTAGTCACGAGGATATGATTAGGAATTATCAAATTACTCGAGAGTACTCGAAAAGGGATTTCCTATCATATATTTTAGAGCAGAATCCGGCCGTTACAGTGGCCGAGGCCACACTGATTACTGAGCGAGTTATTGAAGTTGCTGAGCTATTCGAAGTGGATGCGAAGCTATTTCTTGCGCTAATTCGAATGGAGTCAAATTTCATACGTGAAGCTGTCTCTCCAACTGGTGCTGTGGGACTAACTCAATTCACGTCAATTGGTGCCCAGGAAGTATCTGATCAACTGGGTCAACGAGGCCCAAGTTACGCAAGTTTACATAATACTCTCTATCTAAATAATATTTTACTAGATGGCATGCCTGATTGGAGTCATTTGTGGCTTCGAGAGAGGAGCTGGACACAGCAGAAATTACTATTCTTAGATGATCTCGACCTATCTCTTGTTTATGGGGCAATTCTACTAAAGGTCTATTTAGCAAAGAACTTCCAAGATGACCTAATAACCAATTATTACGAGGCATTAGTTGACTACAACGGAGAGCCTGGAGAGAGAAAATATTGGTATGCACGCACAATCTTAAAGTTTTACGATGAAATCTAA
- a CDS encoding macro domain-containing protein — protein MKNIQVIKADITTLDVDAIVNAANSELKAGGGVDGAIHAACGEELAKELAEAGGCPVGEARLTRAYNIPAEFIIHAVGPKWEGGANGEADLLEKCYIYALSLALENECKSIAFPCISTGIFGYPKIEAAITATSAVKSFDAIEEFDDVIFCCFDDESYEIYKTIL, from the coding sequence ATGAAAAATATTCAAGTAATTAAAGCCGATATAACAACTCTTGATGTTGATGCCATTGTGAATGCAGCTAATAGTGAACTTAAAGCTGGAGGAGGCGTTGATGGTGCCATTCATGCTGCCTGTGGCGAAGAACTTGCCAAGGAGCTTGCTGAAGCAGGTGGTTGTCCTGTTGGGGAAGCAAGATTGACTCGTGCCTATAATATTCCTGCGGAATTTATCATTCATGCTGTTGGACCAAAGTGGGAAGGTGGAGCAAATGGTGAAGCAGACTTACTTGAAAAATGCTATATCTACGCATTATCTTTGGCCCTTGAGAATGAATGTAAGTCAATTGCATTCCCATGTATCTCAACAGGTATCTTTGGCTATCCAAAAATTGAGGCGGCCATTACTGCAACTTCGGCAGTAAAGAGTTTTGATGCTATTGAAGAATTTGATGATGTGATCTTCTGTTGCTTTGATGATGAAAGTTATGAGATCTACAAAACAATTCTGTAG
- the feoB gene encoding ferrous iron transport protein B, with product MRKILLIGPANSGKSAIFNLLSGANRKVANYNGITVDTATAGLISNARHEKKLAVVDLPGIYSLVPSSIDEAVTVSTLIGRNNQVTEFHDIVCVVDCARLDSSLSLALAVKELFGGKIKIIFNKYDLDVTKNYDFDKIGEHIGVPYIKFSTMRDSGATLENFLRDNASDEILLPSGKIKLSNESTEYNPFNVSFEEDQFVELQNEVSALSQIEKYQREARDLKASYAIGKNKSLIQLSNKIDQFVLHPLLGGIIFLAIFYLIFHSIYTWAGPAMDLIDGGVGAFGEYIATLLPEGMLNSFIVDGIIAGVGGVVIFLPQIMILFFLLSLLEQSGYISRASIITDRAMSYFGLNGKAFLPYLSGFACSVPAIMATRTISDKKERLATLMTIPLITCSARLPVYILLIGTFVPEKTVFGIFNSQALAFFFLYFLGSIVALIIAKIFRLTLYKGSTTSFIIELPLYQMPTFKPAFKSMIFKGKVFLKKAGTIILGLSMVIWFLSTFPKPAQEMLVGKTEAEAAAISLEHSTIGQFGKLIEPVIKPLGYNWKMGVGITVAMGARELFVSTLGTIYALGDVDEESTTLRERLRAEIDPETNEPVFNTAVAWSLLIFFAFAMQCISTLGIVRRETDGWGHVFLMFGYMTILAYGGAFVTYHLLI from the coding sequence ATGAGAAAAATTTTACTTATTGGCCCTGCAAACTCGGGAAAGTCAGCGATCTTTAATCTTCTTTCAGGAGCAAATCGAAAGGTTGCAAACTACAATGGTATAACAGTAGATACTGCTACTGCGGGTCTAATTTCTAATGCACGACATGAAAAAAAATTAGCAGTAGTTGACCTTCCAGGTATCTACTCACTAGTTCCTTCTTCTATTGACGAAGCTGTAACTGTTTCAACTTTAATTGGAAGAAATAACCAAGTAACGGAATTTCACGATATCGTTTGTGTTGTTGACTGTGCACGCTTAGACTCATCTCTATCACTTGCCTTAGCTGTTAAAGAGCTTTTTGGTGGAAAGATAAAAATCATCTTCAACAAGTACGACCTTGATGTTACAAAAAATTATGATTTTGATAAAATTGGCGAACATATTGGTGTTCCTTATATAAAATTCTCGACAATGAGGGATAGTGGAGCAACTCTTGAGAACTTCTTAAGGGACAATGCTTCAGATGAAATTCTTTTACCTTCAGGAAAAATCAAACTTTCAAATGAATCAACAGAATACAATCCTTTCAATGTAAGCTTTGAGGAAGATCAATTTGTAGAACTTCAAAATGAAGTCTCGGCCCTTTCTCAAATTGAAAAATACCAAAGGGAAGCAAGAGATTTAAAAGCATCTTATGCTATAGGAAAGAATAAAAGCTTGATTCAGCTTTCAAATAAGATCGATCAATTTGTTCTGCATCCGCTCCTAGGTGGAATTATCTTTTTAGCGATTTTCTATCTAATCTTCCATTCTATTTATACATGGGCAGGTCCTGCTATGGATCTAATTGACGGCGGAGTTGGTGCGTTTGGAGAATATATTGCAACTCTTCTTCCAGAGGGAATGCTAAATAGCTTTATCGTTGATGGGATCATTGCAGGTGTTGGTGGTGTTGTTATCTTCCTTCCACAAATTATGATTCTATTCTTTTTACTTAGCTTATTAGAGCAAAGTGGATATATCTCACGTGCCTCAATTATCACAGACCGCGCGATGTCTTACTTTGGACTTAATGGAAAGGCCTTCCTTCCATACCTTTCAGGGTTTGCTTGTTCTGTTCCGGCCATTATGGCAACGAGAACAATTTCAGATAAGAAAGAAAGACTTGCAACACTAATGACAATTCCACTAATTACTTGTTCAGCAAGATTACCTGTTTATATTCTTCTAATTGGAACATTTGTTCCTGAGAAAACTGTTTTTGGAATCTTTAATTCTCAAGCACTTGCCTTTTTCTTCCTTTATTTCTTAGGAAGTATTGTGGCACTTATTATTGCAAAGATTTTCAGACTTACTCTTTATAAAGGAAGTACAACTTCATTTATTATTGAGTTACCACTTTATCAAATGCCAACTTTCAAGCCTGCATTTAAGTCAATGATCTTCAAAGGGAAAGTATTTCTTAAGAAGGCCGGGACAATCATCCTAGGTCTTTCAATGGTGATCTGGTTTCTTTCAACTTTTCCAAAACCAGCACAAGAGATGCTTGTTGGAAAAACAGAAGCAGAAGCTGCTGCGATCTCTCTTGAGCATTCAACGATTGGTCAATTTGGAAAATTAATTGAGCCAGTTATCAAGCCTCTTGGATACAATTGGAAAATGGGAGTTGGTATTACGGTTGCGATGGGTGCCCGTGAACTCTTCGTTTCAACTCTAGGAACTATCTATGCTCTTGGTGATGTGGATGAGGAATCAACAACTCTAAGAGAAAGATTAAGAGCTGAAATTGATCCAGAAACAAATGAGCCAGTATTTAACACGGCCGTTGCTTGGTCACTACTAATCTTTTTTGCCTTTGCTATGCAATGTATCTCAACACTTGGAATTGTTCGCAGAGAAACAGATGGATGGGGACATGTCTTCCTAATGTTTGGATATATGACAATTCTCGCCTATGGTGGAGCATTTGTTACTTACCACCTACTCATTTAA
- a CDS encoding FeoA family protein, translating to MVLSKVKKGVNVKILSFDKGLKHKTIMTGLGILPGDAIQVIAPSFLGSPLTLKLTDGETVALRLSEACLINVEELN from the coding sequence ATGGTTTTATCGAAGGTTAAAAAAGGCGTAAATGTTAAGATTCTCTCATTTGATAAGGGGCTTAAACATAAAACAATCATGACAGGACTTGGAATTCTTCCAGGTGATGCTATTCAAGTAATCGCTCCTTCATTTCTAGGCTCTCCACTAACTCTTAAGTTAACAGATGGTGAAACTGTTGCACTTCGTCTCAGCGAAGCATGTCTCATCAATGTTGAGGAATTAAATTAA
- a CDS encoding dCMP deaminase family protein, whose translation MRTELEKSINHIQTKSAVNWDEYFMLQAIMASFKSKDPATKVGCVFVDENNHQITFGYNGFVAGIDETKLPWGKERTLPLEQQKYGYVVHAEANAILHSNHKLSGATCYVTLFPCHECAKLLASSKIKEIVYLQDKHAGTESNRISRRIFDLTGVKYRQLSLGEHVLDSLIAHFTDAFYRE comes from the coding sequence ATGAGAACAGAGCTTGAGAAGTCGATTAATCACATTCAAACAAAGAGTGCCGTAAACTGGGATGAATACTTTATGCTTCAGGCCATTATGGCAAGTTTCAAAAGTAAGGACCCGGCAACGAAAGTGGGATGTGTATTTGTTGATGAGAACAACCACCAAATAACTTTTGGTTACAATGGCTTTGTTGCGGGAATTGATGAAACTAAACTTCCTTGGGGTAAGGAGAGGACTCTCCCTCTTGAGCAACAAAAATATGGCTACGTTGTTCACGCCGAGGCCAATGCAATTCTTCACTCCAATCACAAGCTCTCTGGTGCAACTTGTTACGTCACCCTCTTCCCTTGTCACGAATGCGCCAAGCTTCTTGCTTCTTCAAAGATCAAAGAAATCGTATACTTACAAGATAAGCACGCGGGAACTGAGTCAAATCGCATCTCCCGTCGTATTTTTGATTTAACGGGAGTTAAGTATCGCCAGCTCTCACTTGGTGAGCACGTACTTGATTCACTTATCGCGCACTTTACAGATGCCTTCTATCGCGAGTAA
- the murJ gene encoding murein biosynthesis integral membrane protein MurJ, whose translation MAARLVNNPSLGNYWKLVKSDRVVQNIGMTREHRKNFLLSSIKMAIATLSSRVLGFAREILMAKLFGASGLTDAYQIAFRIPNMLRDLFAEGSFSSAFVPIFTSAKKDGDEHARKLLWSMAIVLFAITSIFCLLIFIFAPQIIQILTNELFTSDVNRLEMSVLLTRMMSPFLAFVSVAALFMGVLNTYKMFFAPAMAPAVFNIIMIASMITLPKFLEARNLHPIVSLGVGVLVGGFLQMLIQVPMLLSKGLVKLDGIELFSSDVKEILKRMSIGTIGVAATQINLLVSTFLATGTVVGAVSWLQYAFRLFQFPVGILGVSIGNSNLVYFSELWRGGKEEEAKGALQTSYITSLFVLMPAMALMFALAQDCVAISFQRGAFGLDDTKMVTEALYAYLFGLPFYGLYKVFSPSFYTLDKPKIPVIISSIAVGINIIFCFSLVDTYGFKILAMGTSISMIFIILVQSILLFKLLDLKLQFFFPLRFFKIGLSSLLAFYATQYVRGYFPNNIFSTLDNLAAFVIAACAGAIAYIIALSVLGDYVLIQRFLNKIIRRN comes from the coding sequence ATGGCAGCAAGATTAGTTAATAATCCTTCACTTGGCAACTACTGGAAGCTTGTTAAGTCAGATAGGGTGGTGCAAAATATTGGAATGACAAGAGAACACAGGAAGAATTTTTTACTATCCTCTATTAAGATGGCCATCGCGACTCTATCAAGTCGTGTTCTGGGTTTTGCTAGAGAAATTTTAATGGCCAAGCTCTTTGGTGCCTCAGGGCTTACTGATGCCTACCAAATTGCCTTTCGTATACCAAATATGTTGCGTGATCTATTTGCAGAGGGGTCATTCTCATCTGCATTTGTTCCAATATTTACTTCGGCCAAGAAGGATGGTGATGAGCATGCTCGTAAACTTCTTTGGTCCATGGCCATCGTCTTATTTGCTATCACTTCAATTTTTTGTTTGTTGATTTTTATTTTTGCACCACAAATTATTCAGATTTTAACAAATGAACTTTTTACTTCTGATGTAAATCGGTTGGAAATGTCTGTGCTATTGACAAGAATGATGTCGCCTTTTCTTGCATTTGTTTCAGTCGCCGCCTTGTTTATGGGAGTTCTTAACACTTATAAGATGTTCTTTGCGCCAGCAATGGCCCCGGCCGTATTTAATATTATCATGATTGCCTCAATGATAACGCTACCTAAGTTCTTAGAGGCACGAAACCTTCACCCAATTGTTTCTCTTGGTGTAGGTGTTCTTGTTGGTGGCTTCTTACAAATGCTTATTCAAGTGCCAATGCTCCTTTCAAAGGGCCTTGTAAAGCTTGATGGGATTGAGCTTTTTTCAAGTGATGTAAAAGAAATTTTAAAACGCATGAGTATTGGAACAATAGGTGTAGCGGCCACTCAAATTAATCTCTTAGTTTCAACCTTCTTGGCAACGGGAACTGTTGTGGGTGCTGTCTCTTGGCTCCAATATGCATTTAGACTCTTTCAATTTCCTGTCGGCATTCTTGGTGTTTCAATTGGTAACTCAAATCTAGTTTATTTCTCTGAACTTTGGAGGGGAGGTAAAGAAGAAGAAGCGAAGGGTGCACTTCAAACAAGTTATATAACGAGTCTTTTTGTTCTCATGCCTGCAATGGCACTAATGTTTGCTCTAGCTCAAGACTGCGTCGCTATTTCTTTTCAACGAGGAGCATTTGGCCTTGATGATACGAAGATGGTAACGGAAGCTCTTTATGCTTACTTATTTGGTCTGCCATTCTATGGGCTCTATAAAGTCTTTTCTCCAAGCTTTTACACATTAGATAAGCCGAAAATTCCTGTGATCATTTCTTCGATCGCTGTTGGGATTAACATTATCTTCTGTTTCTCACTTGTTGATACTTATGGATTTAAAATTCTTGCGATGGGAACTTCGATTTCGATGATCTTTATCATCCTTGTTCAGTCGATTCTATTGTTCAAACTGTTGGACTTGAAGCTGCAATTCTTCTTCCCACTTAGATTTTTTAAAATCGGTTTGAGCTCATTACTGGCTTTTTATGCTACACAGTATGTGCGTGGATACTTCCCAAATAATATTTTTTCGACTCTCGATAATCTCGCGGCCTTCGTTATTGCAGCATGTGCAGGTGCTATTGCCTACATTATTGCGCTTAGTGTCTTAGGGGATTATGTTTTAATTCAGCGCTTCTTAAATAAGATAATACGTCGAAATTAG
- a CDS encoding DUF507 family protein: MRTNFETLENLASHTINTLKEKGVIEFDIANREKLIESMATEFGVSLATDEDIRDQAIEEVEEKMGVDNMPEDVTESEMFNHARKEIIKSFSGENIGGLYLVESLHNIANRMTAFLIDCEFIDDVFGTDEEIHNFLVQNIRTFKTR; the protein is encoded by the coding sequence ATGAGAACAAATTTTGAAACACTCGAAAATTTAGCGAGTCATACAATTAATACACTTAAGGAAAAGGGTGTTATTGAATTCGATATTGCAAACCGTGAAAAACTTATCGAATCAATGGCGACTGAATTTGGTGTATCACTTGCAACTGATGAAGATATTCGCGATCAAGCAATCGAAGAGGTTGAAGAGAAAATGGGTGTAGATAATATGCCTGAGGACGTAACTGAGTCTGAAATGTTCAACCATGCTCGTAAAGAAATTATTAAGTCATTCAGTGGTGAAAATATTGGTGGTCTATACTTAGTAGAATCACTACACAATATTGCAAATCGTATGACTGCATTCTTAATTGATTGTGAATTCATTGATGATGTCTTCGGAACAGACGAAGAAATTCACAACTTCCTAGTACAAAATATTAGAACATTTAAGACACGTTAA